A single genomic interval of Hafnia alvei harbors:
- a CDS encoding transcriptional regulator DagR gives MKRIDRICQELERLTLGLNQTDLQNDVAFTAESIGFNLGLARNSVSKDLNQLWGEQRVIKVKTRPVYFLHREVVETLIGHVLPDHLTEVRFVSELLPSEDPLIASDPFAALIGFDRSLKLAVEKGKAAVLYPSGLHVLLTGPSGVGKTYFAELMHQFASQQSANNALPMVYFNCAEYAHNPELLSSHLFGHRQGAFTGATSDKAGLIEQADGGYLLLDEIHRLPYEGQEKLFALLDKGEFRALGSSHKARAVSVRLICATTEPVNSTLLRTFQRRIQVSIDLPALRERSMEEQIELITGFLHQESRKISRTIRVEKALLLWLLEKPLEGNIGQLKSDIQFLCAQGWAAGMGQQHDVLTLDKKLVEQSVMPSADQRLLVDSIFGQQQWLDISADTLSALKPSLGAAVGQEDSDLFYRFLTREYVNLRNSNVPPQETLAILKNKLRSIFEYGLYSRDTATVGYSGQLEQRLALLIGYVEQVVGFTLPENMVNHLRKHFLTLLSYVQRGLIPQLYSSSLILDHCKDEYDNAMQLCRRVDEIFNIQCPATEVVYLCMFLKECRQHRCEIDDSPELGVIFIAHGATTATSMAQYVNQVLERELLTAIDMPFEQSVHDTLEVLTNLIRSRGYRRVILMVDIGSLVHFGSAISKLFQFEVLLLPNMTLTSLLEIGLDLTYESSDFAALSALMQEKQIPCHWCSPEQDGAGKVLVVSCITGMGTAEKIHKVLSESFGELMAQDTRLLILDYNEVRSLDRIQQVLAPHERLVGIVGTFQPGLPDIPFISLEEMFSEQGPELLLSLLNPDLSTQERRLEVERSSMRFISALTLESIINQISILNPRRILQEMESVLLRICQASDLKPSRQVTLRFLIHCCCMVERIVISRKPLQMALETQQDIDATAMSVIKQAFAPIEEAYAIRLSDAEFIYIYELLYR, from the coding sequence ATGAAACGTATAGACAGAATTTGCCAGGAATTAGAACGCTTAACATTGGGTCTGAACCAGACCGATTTGCAAAACGACGTTGCTTTCACCGCTGAAAGTATTGGTTTTAATCTTGGCCTCGCGCGTAATTCAGTCAGCAAAGATCTTAACCAACTGTGGGGTGAGCAACGGGTCATTAAGGTAAAAACCCGTCCGGTTTATTTTTTACACCGCGAGGTAGTAGAAACGCTGATTGGTCATGTTTTACCAGACCACCTCACAGAGGTTCGTTTTGTCAGCGAATTATTGCCAAGTGAAGACCCACTTATCGCCAGCGACCCTTTTGCCGCGCTGATTGGTTTCGACCGCAGTCTTAAACTGGCGGTGGAAAAAGGGAAGGCGGCGGTACTCTATCCCAGTGGCCTGCATGTTTTATTGACCGGCCCCTCAGGCGTGGGTAAAACCTATTTTGCCGAGCTGATGCATCAGTTTGCCAGTCAGCAAAGCGCTAATAACGCGCTGCCGATGGTCTATTTCAACTGTGCTGAATATGCGCACAACCCCGAGCTACTCTCTTCTCATCTTTTTGGTCATCGGCAGGGCGCTTTTACCGGCGCAACCAGTGATAAAGCTGGGCTCATCGAACAGGCTGACGGCGGGTATCTGCTGTTGGATGAAATTCATCGCCTTCCTTATGAAGGGCAAGAAAAGCTATTTGCCTTATTAGATAAAGGTGAATTTCGGGCGTTAGGCTCAAGCCATAAGGCGCGAGCGGTGAGTGTGCGCTTAATCTGCGCCACCACGGAACCGGTGAATTCCACGTTGCTACGCACTTTCCAGCGCCGTATACAGGTCAGTATCGATCTTCCCGCCTTACGTGAACGTTCAATGGAAGAGCAAATTGAGCTGATTACTGGATTCCTGCATCAAGAAAGTCGAAAAATCAGCCGCACCATTCGGGTAGAGAAAGCGCTGCTGCTGTGGCTGCTAGAAAAACCGTTGGAAGGCAATATCGGCCAATTGAAAAGTGACATCCAGTTCTTGTGTGCTCAGGGCTGGGCGGCGGGTATGGGACAGCAACACGACGTGTTGACCTTGGATAAAAAGCTGGTGGAGCAATCGGTGATGCCGAGTGCGGATCAACGCTTACTGGTCGATAGCATATTTGGTCAACAACAATGGCTGGATATCAGTGCAGATACCCTGTCTGCGCTGAAACCCTCGTTGGGCGCCGCCGTTGGGCAAGAAGACAGTGACCTGTTTTACCGTTTTCTGACGCGTGAATATGTCAACCTTCGCAACAGCAACGTGCCGCCGCAGGAAACGCTGGCTATCCTCAAAAACAAACTGCGCTCGATATTTGAATATGGTTTGTACAGCCGTGACACCGCGACGGTAGGCTACAGCGGCCAGCTTGAACAGCGTTTAGCGCTGCTGATTGGCTACGTTGAGCAGGTGGTTGGGTTTACTCTGCCAGAAAACATGGTTAACCATCTGCGTAAGCACTTCCTTACCTTGCTGAGCTATGTCCAGCGCGGATTGATTCCTCAGCTTTACTCTTCAAGCCTGATATTGGATCACTGCAAAGACGAGTACGATAACGCGATGCAGCTATGTCGCCGCGTCGACGAAATATTTAATATTCAATGTCCTGCGACCGAAGTGGTGTATCTGTGCATGTTCCTGAAAGAGTGTCGCCAACACCGCTGTGAGATTGACGATAGCCCTGAGCTTGGGGTTATTTTTATTGCCCACGGTGCCACGACGGCCACCAGTATGGCGCAGTATGTGAATCAGGTTTTAGAGCGTGAACTGCTGACCGCTATTGATATGCCGTTCGAGCAGTCAGTGCATGACACCTTGGAAGTACTTACCAACCTGATCCGTAGCCGTGGCTACCGGCGTGTGATCCTGATGGTCGATATCGGTTCGCTGGTCCATTTTGGCAGCGCCATCAGCAAACTGTTTCAGTTTGAAGTATTGCTGTTGCCAAACATGACGCTAACCAGCCTGCTGGAGATTGGTCTGGATCTGACCTATGAATCTAGCGATTTCGCCGCGCTGAGTGCGCTAATGCAGGAGAAACAAATTCCGTGTCATTGGTGTTCACCTGAACAGGACGGAGCGGGGAAAGTGTTGGTAGTGTCTTGCATTACGGGTATGGGAACCGCAGAGAAAATCCATAAGGTATTGTCAGAAAGCTTTGGTGAACTGATGGCGCAGGATACGCGCTTATTAATTCTGGATTACAACGAGGTACGAAGCCTAGACCGTATTCAGCAGGTTCTGGCTCCCCATGAGCGGCTGGTGGGCATTGTTGGCACGTTCCAACCGGGATTGCCGGATATTCCCTTTATCTCGCTGGAAGAGATGTTTTCTGAGCAAGGCCCAGAGCTGCTGCTTAGCTTATTGAACCCCGATCTCAGCACTCAGGAACGTCGGTTGGAAGTTGAGCGTAGTTCAATGCGGTTTATCAGTGCGCTAACGCTCGAAAGTATCATTAATCAGATTTCGATTCTGAACCCTCGGCGCATCTTGCAGGAAATGGAAAGCGTTTTACTGCGGATCTGTCAGGCCTCAGACCTCAAACCGAGCCGACAGGTGACACTACGCTTCCTTATCCACTGCTGTTGCATGGTGGAGCGTATCGTTATTAGCCGCAAACCGTTACAGATGGCGCTGGAAACTCAGCAAGATATTGATGCAACCGCCATGAGTGTCATCAAACAGGCATTTGCCCCCATTGAGGAGGCGTATGCCATTCGGTTATCTGACGCAGAATTTATTTATATTTACGAGCTTCTCTACCGCTAG
- a CDS encoding type II toxin-antitoxin system YafQ family toxin — MLMIVYQHRFKKDAKRFMGNLAVQSIILRTVALLQSGEPLPERYREHKLVGNYIGYLECHGMPDLLLIYQRTETELRLYRVGSHAELFD, encoded by the coding sequence ATGTTAATGATTGTTTATCAGCATCGTTTTAAAAAAGATGCTAAACGCTTTATGGGTAACCTAGCTGTTCAGAGCATCATTCTGCGAACCGTGGCTTTGCTACAGTCAGGGGAGCCGTTGCCGGAACGGTACCGAGAACATAAGTTGGTCGGGAACTATATTGGCTATCTTGAATGCCATGGAATGCCCGATCTTCTCTTGATCTATCAGCGTACCGAAACTGAGTTAAGGCTATATCGCGTGGGGAGCCATGCAGAGCTATTTGATTAG
- a CDS encoding sugar efflux transporter encodes MRMYSTALRRLPDLTSTSFLIVAFLTGIAGALQTPTLSLFLSTEVVKSPFMVGLFYTGSAVIGIIVSQFLAARSDRSGDRKKLILLCCILGAAGCLLFAYNRNYYLLLVVGVMLTSFGSTANPQMFALAREYADKTGKEAVMFSSILRAQVSLAWVIGPPISFALALGFGFPFMYLAAMTTFLICGLIVWYTLPSMPKAVVRTTDVLDAPRRNRRDTLLLFAACTLMWTCNSMYLINMPLYIIHELHLPDKLAGVMMGTAAGLEIPTMLIAGYYAKRFGKRFLMMVALAAGLAFYAGLLFFTAPWALLALQLLNAVFIGILAGIGMLYFQDLMPGQAGAATTLFSTAGRTGWIFAGSVAGFIAEFWNYYAVFFVSLVLLIAGVACMWKIKEA; translated from the coding sequence ATGCGCATGTATTCGACCGCACTCCGCCGTCTGCCCGATTTAACCTCCACCTCATTCTTGATTGTGGCTTTTTTGACCGGTATCGCAGGCGCATTACAAACACCAACGCTCAGCCTGTTCCTCTCCACCGAAGTGGTTAAAAGCCCGTTCATGGTTGGACTGTTCTATACCGGCAGCGCAGTGATTGGAATTATTGTTAGTCAGTTTCTCGCCGCACGTTCAGACCGCTCTGGCGATCGAAAAAAGCTGATTTTATTGTGCTGCATCCTTGGCGCTGCGGGCTGTTTGCTGTTCGCCTATAACCGTAACTACTATTTATTGCTCGTCGTCGGCGTCATGCTCACCAGTTTTGGTTCCACCGCCAACCCACAGATGTTTGCTCTAGCTCGTGAATATGCAGATAAAACCGGTAAAGAAGCGGTGATGTTCAGCTCAATTTTGCGTGCACAAGTTTCTCTGGCGTGGGTGATTGGGCCACCGATTTCGTTCGCACTAGCGCTCGGCTTTGGTTTTCCGTTTATGTATCTGGCGGCGATGACGACGTTTTTAATATGCGGTTTAATTGTTTGGTACACGCTGCCCTCGATGCCAAAAGCGGTCGTACGCACAACAGACGTGCTGGATGCGCCACGCCGTAATCGCCGCGATACTCTTCTGCTCTTTGCCGCCTGCACGTTGATGTGGACCTGCAACAGCATGTATCTCATCAATATGCCGTTGTATATCATTCATGAACTGCATTTGCCGGACAAACTGGCCGGCGTAATGATGGGCACCGCCGCAGGCCTAGAAATTCCTACCATGCTAATTGCAGGCTATTACGCTAAGCGTTTCGGTAAACGCTTTTTAATGATGGTTGCGCTTGCCGCAGGCTTGGCTTTTTATGCTGGCCTACTCTTCTTTACCGCACCTTGGGCACTGCTAGCATTACAGCTGCTCAACGCCGTTTTTATCGGCATTCTGGCGGGAATTGGTATGCTGTATTTTCAGGATTTAATGCCGGGGCAAGCGGGTGCAGCCACCACCTTATTTAGCACTGCGGGGCGTACTGGTTGGATATTTGCAGGCTCTGTGGCTGGTTTTATTGCGGAATTTTGGAACTACTACGCTGTCTTTTTTGTTTCGCTGGTTTTGTTGATTGCCGGCGTGGCCTGTATGTGGAAAATAAAAGAAGCGTAA
- a CDS encoding PTS system mannose/fructose/N-acetylgalactosamine-transporter subunit IIB, translating into MASIVLCRIDSRLIHGQVVTKWVGQSQANRIAVVSDELDADPFMKNIYLMAAPPSIKVDCYSNSSFAAAWKENQLGEGKVLVLFPSLTAVQDAVHQGFDVQNIQVGGLGGGPSRKAVFQNITLDDKDVGILGDLKDHGIKVFFQTIPEDKPQSLEDILKKY; encoded by the coding sequence ATGGCTAGTATCGTTTTATGTCGTATCGACAGTCGTTTAATTCATGGTCAGGTTGTCACTAAGTGGGTTGGGCAATCTCAAGCAAACCGCATTGCGGTGGTCAGCGACGAGTTAGACGCCGATCCGTTTATGAAAAATATCTATCTGATGGCGGCACCGCCAAGCATCAAAGTAGATTGCTATAGCAACAGCAGTTTTGCTGCGGCGTGGAAAGAGAATCAGCTGGGTGAAGGAAAAGTGCTGGTGCTGTTCCCATCGCTGACGGCGGTACAAGATGCCGTGCATCAAGGCTTTGATGTGCAGAATATTCAGGTCGGTGGGTTAGGCGGCGGCCCAAGCCGCAAAGCTGTTTTCCAAAACATTACGCTAGACGATAAAGACGTGGGCATTTTGGGCGATCTGAAAGATCACGGTATTAAGGTGTTCTTCCAAACCATCCCAGAAGATAAGCCGCAGTCGTTAGAAGACATTCTAAAAAAATACTAA
- a CDS encoding PTS sugar transporter subunit IIA produces the protein MSTTASHSLPQILLLTHGGWGSQLCASLRMVAGDIQGVTEIALMPVDTFSEFFQRVEQAVIAMPKGSLILTDFIGGTTSNVAARLSVDYPIGVICGLNASLLLQALELRETGLLTECVEELVEAGRDSCLDVVAHINNLQNNA, from the coding sequence TTGTCTACCACCGCTTCACATTCTCTACCACAGATTTTACTGCTGACTCACGGCGGCTGGGGCAGCCAGCTCTGCGCCAGTCTGCGAATGGTTGCCGGAGATATTCAAGGCGTGACCGAAATTGCGCTAATGCCGGTAGATACCTTTAGCGAGTTTTTCCAACGCGTTGAACAAGCCGTGATCGCCATGCCGAAAGGGTCGCTAATCCTGACTGATTTTATCGGTGGAACCACGTCAAACGTAGCGGCTCGGCTGAGCGTGGATTATCCCATCGGCGTGATTTGCGGCCTGAATGCGTCGCTGCTGCTACAGGCTCTAGAGCTGCGTGAAACCGGATTGTTGACCGAGTGCGTCGAAGAACTGGTTGAAGCAGGGCGTGATAGCTGCCTCGACGTGGTGGCGCATATCAATAACCTTCAGAACAACGCGTAA
- a CDS encoding type II toxin-antitoxin system RelB/DinJ family antitoxin, with protein MTKSDVVRARVSPAVKAAAMENASALGTDLSTIIRLLVNQIAVTGEVPAELLKPNAKTLKAIRDLEAGIDVHRASDIDELKADLGW; from the coding sequence ATGACGAAAAGTGATGTGGTGAGGGCAAGAGTTTCCCCAGCGGTTAAAGCAGCCGCAATGGAAAATGCCAGTGCGTTAGGAACCGATCTTTCAACGATCATTCGGTTATTAGTTAATCAGATTGCTGTGACGGGTGAGGTACCCGCAGAATTACTTAAACCGAATGCAAAAACGTTGAAGGCGATTCGCGATCTGGAAGCCGGTATTGATGTGCATCGCGCCAGCGATATTGATGAATTGAAGGCAGATCTCGGCTGGTAG
- a CDS encoding 2-dehydro-3-deoxy-phosphogluconate aldolase gives MQSINFYQGRVAINVLAKNIENARAVYDAAEGHAVIGVLSAQFDSVEQGIEEVKRWQLQVPSISVGLGAGDPAQFYKAAMIAAATGAAHVNQTFTGCGFAAGALAQAGQSHTHINALVSPTGKMGQVQISTGERSAKGDKAIVSCDSAVNMMLDMGAHAAKFFPMGGERSLAELKALAESAARNGMTLIEPTGGIDLDNFGVILQTCLQAGVARVMPHVYTSIVDPQSGETRPEDIKQLMDMIKAIV, from the coding sequence ATGCAAAGCATTAATTTTTACCAAGGACGCGTTGCCATCAACGTGCTAGCCAAAAATATTGAAAATGCGCGAGCGGTGTATGACGCCGCTGAAGGACATGCCGTCATTGGTGTGTTGTCAGCACAGTTCGACAGCGTGGAGCAGGGGATTGAAGAGGTTAAACGCTGGCAGCTTCAGGTGCCTTCGATTTCAGTGGGATTGGGGGCAGGCGATCCTGCTCAATTTTATAAAGCCGCGATGATTGCCGCCGCCACCGGCGCGGCGCATGTTAACCAAACCTTCACCGGATGCGGCTTTGCCGCAGGCGCGTTGGCTCAGGCTGGGCAGTCGCATACGCATATCAATGCGTTAGTGAGCCCAACGGGAAAGATGGGGCAAGTACAAATTTCAACCGGCGAGCGCAGTGCCAAAGGAGATAAAGCCATTGTTTCCTGCGATAGCGCGGTGAATATGATGTTGGATATGGGCGCACACGCGGCGAAATTTTTCCCAATGGGCGGGGAGCGTAGCTTAGCTGAGCTAAAAGCCTTGGCGGAAAGCGCGGCGCGTAACGGCATGACCCTGATAGAACCGACGGGCGGTATTGATTTAGACAACTTTGGCGTAATTTTACAAACCTGTTTGCAGGCCGGTGTGGCGCGGGTAATGCCACATGTCTATACCTCGATCGTCGATCCGCAAAGTGGTGAGACACGTCCAGAAGATATCAAACAGCTGATGGATATGATCAAAGCCATTGTGTAG
- a CDS encoding PTS system mannose/fructose/sorbose family transporter subunit IID gives MSESTPDIMQHELVERARQSSALTKGDITKAWFIYWLGAEVSSSYERLQSLIFCASMTPIIKKLYPEKEERAEALKRHLNFFNTEQTFGAVIQGVAIAMEEQKTRGEPISDASITGIKTGLMGPLAGIGDSVIWAAVMPLLIAIFIPFAAKGSAFGGILPLVLYTGITLAVSYGLVHKGYTLGRDSIITLLQGGRIKELIYGANVLGLIMMGALSASYVKITSPLKISALEGSEIVVQQILDSIAPGLLPLAAVFSIYFYLTKKGPRYTTILLSVVVISVVCSLLGVL, from the coding sequence ATGAGTGAATCAACCCCAGACATCATGCAGCACGAATTAGTGGAGCGTGCTCGCCAGAGTTCGGCGCTCACCAAAGGCGATATTACCAAAGCATGGTTTATTTATTGGCTAGGTGCCGAGGTTTCCAGCTCCTATGAACGTCTACAAAGCTTGATTTTCTGCGCCTCGATGACGCCGATTATCAAAAAGCTCTATCCCGAAAAAGAAGAGAGAGCCGAAGCGTTAAAGCGCCATTTGAACTTCTTCAACACTGAACAAACGTTTGGTGCGGTGATCCAAGGCGTGGCTATTGCCATGGAAGAGCAGAAGACGCGCGGTGAACCCATTTCTGATGCATCGATCACCGGGATCAAAACGGGGTTGATGGGGCCGCTGGCAGGTATCGGTGACTCGGTGATTTGGGCGGCGGTAATGCCTTTGCTGATCGCGATCTTCATTCCATTTGCTGCCAAAGGAAGCGCATTCGGCGGGATTTTACCGCTGGTGCTCTACACCGGTATTACGCTGGCGGTCAGCTACGGACTGGTACATAAAGGCTATACCCTTGGGCGCGATTCCATCATTACCTTGCTGCAAGGTGGGCGAATCAAAGAGCTGATTTACGGTGCCAACGTGCTGGGGTTAATCATGATGGGCGCGCTATCGGCAAGCTACGTCAAGATAACGTCACCGCTCAAAATCAGCGCGCTTGAAGGTTCTGAAATTGTTGTGCAGCAGATATTAGATTCCATCGCGCCTGGGCTTTTGCCACTGGCCGCGGTGTTCTCTATCTACTTCTATCTCACCAAAAAAGGCCCGCGTTACACCACAATTTTGCTTTCGGTGGTGGTGATTAGCGTGGTGTGTTCGCTGCTTGGTGTGCTGTAA
- a CDS encoding PTS sugar transporter subunit IIC yields the protein MDTLFIAISMGLYYWFARLRLGYTFSGMLVQPIVIAVFVGVILGDMQTSMIIGAGMQLVYLGVTSTPGGNVPSDPALAACIAIPIAVQAHMEPNLAIALAIPFGVIGVFLDQLRRTLNAAWVHMADKYAEEANTGGIMRCAFLYPALLGLVLRFPVVFGANYFGQSVVEKFLALMPHWLTHSFEIMGGILPALGFAITIMVIGKKSLLPWFIGGFFAVLYLKVDIMAMAIFGTCVAFLVKGLAKNEGASS from the coding sequence ATGGATACCTTGTTTATTGCTATCAGCATGGGGCTGTATTACTGGTTTGCCCGTTTACGCCTTGGGTACACCTTTTCAGGCATGCTGGTTCAGCCGATTGTTATTGCCGTGTTCGTTGGGGTGATTTTGGGCGATATGCAAACCTCAATGATTATTGGGGCTGGCATGCAGTTGGTGTATCTCGGCGTTACATCAACGCCGGGCGGTAATGTGCCTTCCGATCCGGCTCTTGCGGCCTGTATCGCGATCCCGATTGCCGTTCAGGCTCATATGGAGCCTAACTTAGCCATTGCGCTGGCGATTCCGTTTGGTGTGATCGGCGTGTTCCTCGACCAGCTACGTCGTACGCTGAATGCGGCGTGGGTACACATGGCGGATAAATACGCCGAAGAAGCCAATACCGGCGGTATTATGCGTTGCGCATTTTTATATCCTGCGCTGCTGGGGTTGGTACTACGTTTCCCAGTGGTATTTGGTGCCAACTATTTCGGCCAGAGCGTGGTCGAGAAGTTCCTCGCCCTGATGCCGCATTGGTTAACGCATTCGTTTGAAATTATGGGCGGCATTCTTCCTGCGCTCGGGTTTGCCATCACGATTATGGTGATCGGCAAGAAAAGCCTGCTGCCTTGGTTTATCGGTGGTTTCTTCGCGGTGCTTTATCTCAAAGTCGACATCATGGCGATGGCTATTTTCGGCACCTGCGTAGCATTTTTGGTGAAAGGTTTGGCAAAGAATGAAGGAGCATCATCATGA
- a CDS encoding D-glucosaminate-6-phosphate ammonia lyase produces the protein MSQNIYQRLGLKRVINACGKMTILGVSAVSPEVMAATAEAAGAFVEIDALVDRTGELVSEHTGAQDSYITSCASAGIAIAVAAVITRGEPDRVALMPDSTGMANEILILRGHNIDYGAPITSAIRLGGGRVVEVGQSNLAARWQLEKAVSERTAALLFVKSHHSVQKGMLTIEDFVAVAKQFQLPLIVDAAAEEDLRQYISHGADMVIYSGAKAFNAPTSGFITGGREWIRCCKAQHHGIARAMKIGKENMVGLVKALELYGEGIANMTPDKLTSTVEAISALRGFSAEIEQDEAGREIWRVQVRVHSDVLGLDARQIEAMLRTGEIAIYTRRYFLHQGVFSIDPRTLDQHDLTTIVERLAQIAGEQEKHYAKH, from the coding sequence ATGAGTCAAAATATTTACCAACGCCTAGGGCTAAAACGAGTGATTAACGCCTGCGGAAAAATGACCATTCTGGGTGTTTCTGCGGTATCACCCGAAGTGATGGCTGCCACGGCAGAGGCTGCCGGAGCGTTTGTGGAAATTGATGCTCTGGTCGATCGCACCGGCGAGCTGGTATCAGAACACACCGGTGCGCAGGATAGCTACATTACTTCGTGCGCGTCGGCGGGGATTGCTATCGCAGTGGCGGCGGTAATCACTCGCGGTGAGCCAGACCGTGTGGCATTGATGCCGGACAGCACTGGCATGGCCAACGAAATTCTCATCTTGCGCGGTCACAATATTGATTATGGCGCGCCAATCACCAGCGCCATTCGTTTGGGCGGTGGACGCGTTGTTGAAGTGGGACAGAGTAACTTGGCTGCGCGCTGGCAGCTTGAGAAAGCGGTCAGCGAACGCACGGCGGCGCTGCTGTTTGTGAAATCTCACCACAGCGTGCAAAAAGGGATGCTCACGATTGAAGATTTTGTGGCTGTCGCCAAACAGTTCCAGCTGCCGCTCATTGTTGATGCCGCCGCCGAAGAAGATTTGCGCCAATATATTTCGCACGGTGCTGATATGGTTATTTACAGCGGAGCCAAAGCCTTCAATGCGCCAACGTCAGGATTTATTACGGGCGGGCGTGAGTGGATCCGCTGCTGCAAAGCTCAGCATCACGGAATTGCGCGAGCCATGAAAATCGGCAAAGAAAACATGGTTGGCTTGGTGAAAGCGCTGGAGCTTTATGGCGAAGGCATCGCCAATATGACGCCAGATAAACTGACCTCCACGGTCGAGGCGATATCAGCACTGCGCGGGTTTAGCGCCGAGATTGAGCAAGACGAAGCGGGACGTGAGATTTGGCGTGTTCAGGTACGCGTTCACTCTGATGTTTTGGGGTTAGATGCGCGACAGATTGAGGCGATGCTGCGAACCGGTGAAATTGCTATCTACACGCGTCGATACTTCCTGCATCAAGGCGTTTTCAGTATCGATCCCCGCACATTAGATCAACATGATTTAACCACGATCGTTGAAAGACTGGCACAGATCGCAGGCGAACAGGAAAAGCATTATGCAAAGCATTAA